The following coding sequences are from one Candidatus Nitrohelix vancouverensis window:
- a CDS encoding Hsp20/alpha crystallin family protein, producing MLLDSYTNWETWDPFREINQLQEEVNRRFSNRRVDAVAYPKVNIWQTDEGCTVTCELPGLSPEDLDISVKNRELTLKGERKTGESTSDESYFVKERSFGKFSRTIKLPFRVDSDKTEAHFKNGILTISLRLPEEDKPKTIAIQSH from the coding sequence ATGTTACTCGACAGTTATACAAATTGGGAAACCTGGGACCCTTTCAGGGAGATCAATCAATTGCAGGAAGAGGTCAACCGTCGCTTTTCAAACCGCAGGGTCGACGCAGTCGCCTACCCCAAAGTCAATATCTGGCAGACCGATGAAGGTTGCACCGTGACCTGCGAACTACCTGGCCTTTCGCCCGAAGACCTGGATATCTCGGTAAAAAACCGAGAGTTGACTCTAAAAGGCGAACGCAAAACAGGCGAGTCGACAAGCGATGAAAGCTACTTCGTCAAGGAACGTTCCTTTGGAAAATTTTCCAGAACGATCAAACTACCCTTCCGGGTCGATTCCGATAAAACGGAAGCGCATTTTAAAAATGGAATTTTAACCATTTCCCTGCGCCTCCCGGAAGAAGACAAACCCAAAACCATTGCGATTCAATCGCATTAA
- a CDS encoding Hsp20/alpha crystallin family protein: protein MSDTNVATVEQDEMKTEAAAVEPMQKRETYLPLADIKDHEETVVVAMDMPGVSRESVDVTVDKDVLTITGKLEAEGPRADWKAIWHEYPEGNYKRSFRLAGNFETNQINAVMKHGVLTLSLPKKKELTPQKITVSSN from the coding sequence ATGTCTGATACCAACGTAGCAACAGTAGAGCAGGATGAAATGAAAACTGAAGCGGCGGCTGTCGAGCCGATGCAAAAACGGGAGACCTATCTGCCGCTGGCGGACATTAAGGACCACGAGGAAACGGTGGTCGTTGCGATGGATATGCCCGGCGTCAGCCGCGAATCAGTGGACGTCACCGTCGACAAGGACGTTCTGACAATCACTGGCAAGCTGGAGGCGGAAGGACCGCGGGCGGATTGGAAAGCGATCTGGCATGAATACCCAGAAGGCAATTACAAACGTTCATTCCGCCTGGCAGGAAACTTTGAAACAAACCAGATCAATGCGGTTATGAAACATGGGGTGTTGACTCTAAGTTTGCCCAAGAAAAAAGAGCTCACGCCTCAGAAAATAACCGTCAGCTCAAATTGA
- a CDS encoding Hsp20/alpha crystallin family protein, with translation MKIKDLIPWSREKEMENPFAALQNEMNRLFNNFSSSGFNAPFFNGENGTMKEIYPNIDLLETEKEFIVNAELPGIDEKDVDVKLTHNQLIIKGEKKEEKFEEEKNGYVRTERSFGSFYRSIPVPAGIDPQKINAEFKKGVLKVTLGKSKEAQEEVVKIPIHAVN, from the coding sequence ATGAAAATCAAGGATTTGATTCCATGGAGCCGTGAAAAGGAAATGGAGAATCCCTTCGCGGCTCTGCAAAACGAAATGAATCGTCTCTTCAATAATTTTTCCAGCTCGGGATTCAACGCTCCGTTCTTTAATGGCGAGAATGGGACAATGAAAGAAATCTACCCCAATATCGACCTGTTGGAAACGGAGAAAGAATTCATCGTGAATGCCGAGCTACCCGGTATTGATGAGAAGGACGTCGATGTGAAACTCACACACAACCAACTCATCATCAAGGGTGAAAAAAAAGAAGAGAAATTCGAAGAGGAGAAAAACGGCTATGTGCGAACAGAACGTTCCTTCGGTTCATTTTACAGATCGATCCCCGTTCCAGCGGGAATCGATCCACAAAAAATCAATGCCGAATTTAAAAAAGGCGTTCTGAAGGTCACACTGGGCAAATCAAAAGAGGCTCAGGAGGAAGTCGTTAAAATTCCGATTCACGCAGTGAATTGA